The Tenrec ecaudatus isolate mTenEca1 chromosome 17, mTenEca1.hap1, whole genome shotgun sequence sequence TCATTCGGACATCGCCTTTCCGCAGGAACAACGCAGACGCTGAACTGAGAGTGGGCAAAGGGAGTGCTCTTTGAGGAATCAACTATgaaacccaccccccccacccccgccccatcccCCCCAGCAGTTTGGACTGCAGTCTCCTTTGGactggaagagggggaggggcaACGACAGGAAATAAACACATGGATAAGACATTTAGCTTGATTACAGGTCGTTAAGAATACAAGAGCGTCTATACCGACGGTTCCTTTCCGTTGAACACTGTGCGTGTGTGGGGGCGGGCGCGGGTGTAGCCGCCGCAGAGTGTGCAAGGCTCGGGGTGCGGGGGTCGACTGGAGGGTCCGCCAGGCGGCTCCCGGGCTGGAATGGTGCCGttagggagcaggggaggcggtgGAAGAGTTGTCTTGTGGCTGTGGACGGCGGCAGGGGAGGAGGGAAACTGAGTCATACGGCCGCCTTGTGCTTCCCGCCGCAGCACCGGCACACCACGCCACAGTGGTAGCAGGCCCGGAGGGGCAGGTAACAGCACATACAGGGGGCCAAGAAAGACAAGGCAAGAAGAGCCATCCACCGGAGGCAAAACTTGTCGTCGCTGGTATCGCACGAGCAAGGGTCTGTGTAGTCTCCCTCGGGGTCCGACATACAGTGATAGAGCATGCTGTCCGCGCACCACATGCAGCTCACCCTGCGGATGCAAGTTCTCACGGAGTCGGGCGCATCCTGACAGTGGCCCCTCCGGTTCTCCTCGTGGTTGAACATGTCCCTGCAGTACACGCACCGGGAGCGCTCGCCGTCCTCCTTCCGCCGCCGGGACTTGCCCCGCGAGGGCTGGGTCTTGATCACGCTGCCCCCGTGGCGCTTGGGGTCCTCACCGAGGCCGTAGTCGGAGGAGTCCACGTAGGGGTAGCTGTAGTCGTGCTTGGGCACCTCGCCCTTGGCGAAGCGCACGTACGAGTCCGCGTCCTCGGCGGGGTCCAGGTACTTGCCCCGGACCGGGGCGTGCCGGTAATCCTCGTATCCCGTCATCCAGATCTTCTCCCGGGGGTTGATGCGCACGATCTCTTCGTCGTCGTCCGGGAAGCTCACCTGGCGGTAGGGCCTTTGCGGCGGCGGCTGTCCCAAGTGAAAAAGGAGACAGGGTTTGAGGGCAGGGACCAAGTCCGCTCCCCCGGGCCCCCCAGTGCACCCCCCATTCTCCAAGGATGCACCCTGCGCTCACCCCAACCAGGGCATTTCCCGTCCTAGCAAttactaaggagccctgctggtgtagtgggtgcTGCGTTGGGTTTCCAACCaccggttggcagttcgaaacccggtgggagaaagacgaggctttaaaaattatttgttttttttaactcctATAAAGCGTGACCAGTCTAGGAAATCCAAAGTGGCCgttctcctgtcctatagggtcgctcccTGTGAGGTGGCACTGCCGATGGCAGAGTGTCTGGGGACGA is a genomic window containing:
- the SPRED2 gene encoding sprouty-related, EVH1 domain-containing protein 2 isoform X2, translating into MASPSSDSYIVRVKAVVMTRDDSSGGWFPQEGGGISRVGVCKVMHPEGNGRSGFLIHGERQKDKLVVLECYVRKDLVYTKANPTFHHWKVDNRKFGLTFQSPADARAFDRGVRKAIEDLIEGSTTSSSTIHNEAELGDDDVFTTATDSSSNSSQKREQPTRTISSPTSFEHRRIYTLGHVHDPFPSDPYHLEQPPPQRPYRQVSFPDDDEEIVRINPREKIWMTGYEDYRHAPVRGKYLDPAEDADSYVRFAKGEVPKHDYSYPYVDSSDYGLGEDPKRHGGSVIKTQPSRGKSRRRKEDGERSRCVYCRDMFNHEENRRGHCQDAPDSVRTCIRRVSCMWCADSMLYHCMSDPEGDYTDPCSCDTSDDKFCLRWMALLALSFLAPCMCCYLPLRACYHCGVVCRCCGGKHKAAV
- the SPRED2 gene encoding sprouty-related, EVH1 domain-containing protein 2 isoform X1 → MTEETHPDDDSYIVRVKAVVMTRDDSSGGWFPQEGGGISRVGVCKVMHPEGNGRSGFLIHGERQKDKLVVLECYVRKDLVYTKANPTFHHWKVDNRKFGLTFQSPADARAFDRGVRKAIEDLIEGSTTSSSTIHNEAELGDDDVFTTATDSSSNSSQKREQPTRTISSPTSFEHRRIYTLGHVHDPFPSDPYHLEQPPPQRPYRQVSFPDDDEEIVRINPREKIWMTGYEDYRHAPVRGKYLDPAEDADSYVRFAKGEVPKHDYSYPYVDSSDYGLGEDPKRHGGSVIKTQPSRGKSRRRKEDGERSRCVYCRDMFNHEENRRGHCQDAPDSVRTCIRRVSCMWCADSMLYHCMSDPEGDYTDPCSCDTSDDKFCLRWMALLALSFLAPCMCCYLPLRACYHCGVVCRCCGGKHKAAV